From a region of the Cyanobacterium sp. T60_A2020_053 genome:
- a CDS encoding bifunctional phosphoribosyl-AMP cyclohydrolase/phosphoribosyl-ATP diphosphatase HisIE, translating to MTSNNLSLQSIPIDKIKYNEQGLVPAIAQDHLDGTVLMMAWMNSESITKTLKTGEAWYWSRSRQELWHKGATSGHIQKVRGIRYDCDSDALLVTIEQIGDIACHTGERSCFHQIDTDQKLAPSADTLTELYRVIQGRLLNPQENSYTCQLFAGGDNKILKKIGEESAEVVMACKDNNPDDIAGEVADLFYHSLVALAYHGVDLRAVYRKLDQRRG from the coding sequence ATGACTAGCAATAATTTATCACTGCAATCTATTCCTATTGATAAAATTAAATATAATGAGCAAGGACTTGTACCGGCTATCGCTCAAGATCATTTAGATGGTACTGTTTTAATGATGGCGTGGATGAACTCTGAATCTATCACGAAAACCCTAAAAACGGGAGAAGCGTGGTATTGGAGTCGCTCTCGTCAGGAGTTATGGCATAAGGGCGCTACTTCGGGGCATATTCAAAAAGTGCGCGGTATTCGCTACGATTGTGATAGTGATGCGTTACTGGTGACTATTGAACAAATCGGCGATATTGCTTGTCATACGGGGGAAAGAAGTTGTTTTCATCAAATTGACACTGATCAAAAACTAGCGCCCTCCGCCGATACTTTAACGGAGTTGTATCGGGTAATTCAGGGGCGCTTATTAAATCCCCAAGAAAATTCTTACACTTGTCAGTTATTTGCTGGGGGTGATAATAAAATTTTGAAGAAGATTGGGGAAGAATCCGCAGAGGTTGTGATGGCTTGTAAAGACAATAACCCTGATGACATTGCCGGAGAAGTAGCTGATTTGTTTTATCATAGTTTGGTGGCGTTGGCTTATCATGGTGTGGATTTAAGGGCGGTTTATCGCAAATTAGATCAACGGCGCGGTTAG
- a CDS encoding YebC/PmpR family DNA-binding transcriptional regulator — MAGHSKWANIKRQKARVDAKKGKTFTQLSRAIIVAARNGVADPDGNFQLRTAIEKAKSAGIPNDNIDRAIAKGAGTYNDDDSILEEIRYEGYGIAGVAVMIEALTDNRNRTAADIREAFSKNGGNLGETGCVGWLFDYQGVVTVKGAMDEDKLLELCLEGGADSYELINDTDYQGADIFTDFTHLESLQQFLSHHFVIDEVGGRWIPDNIIEISDPDHTKFLLRMIDTLESLDDVQNVTANFDLVD; from the coding sequence ATGGCTGGGCATAGTAAATGGGCTAATATCAAACGACAAAAGGCGAGGGTTGATGCTAAAAAGGGTAAAACTTTTACGCAGTTATCCCGTGCTATCATTGTGGCGGCACGTAATGGTGTGGCTGATCCTGATGGCAATTTTCAGTTACGCACTGCCATCGAAAAGGCAAAAAGTGCTGGTATTCCCAATGATAATATTGATCGTGCCATAGCGAAGGGCGCTGGTACTTACAATGATGATGATAGTATCCTCGAAGAAATCCGCTATGAGGGTTATGGTATCGCTGGAGTAGCGGTAATGATTGAGGCTTTGACTGATAATCGTAATCGCACGGCTGCTGATATTCGAGAGGCTTTTAGTAAAAATGGTGGTAATCTGGGGGAGACTGGTTGTGTGGGTTGGCTGTTTGATTATCAGGGCGTGGTGACGGTGAAGGGCGCTATGGATGAGGATAAGTTGCTGGAATTATGTTTGGAGGGGGGCGCTGATAGTTATGAGTTAATTAATGATACTGATTATCAAGGCGCGGATATTTTTACTGATTTTACTCATTTAGAATCTCTCCAACAATTTTTAAGTCATCATTTCGTTATTGATGAGGTGGGAGGGCGCTGGATTCCTGATAATATCATCGAAATTTCCGACCCTGACCATACTAAGTTTTTACTACGCATGATTGATACTCTCGAATCTCTTGATGATGTTCAAAATGTCACAGCTAATTTTGATTTAGTTGATTAA
- the leuD gene encoding 3-isopropylmalate dehydratase small subunit, which yields MSERKTIIGNGIPLVGNDIDTDRIIPARFLRSVTFDGLGKQVFADDRISNPAHPFNSPAYQNATILVVNANFGCGSSREHAPQAIAKWGIQAIVGESFAEIFFGNCLTMGIPCVTTSSANIKSLQNLIKENPQTKMIVDLEDMQVKCGHYSSAVKMDKGARSMLVSGKWDTCGLLTKNIEQIKNTATQIPYLNFV from the coding sequence ATGAGTGAAAGAAAAACTATCATTGGTAATGGTATCCCTTTAGTAGGTAACGACATCGACACAGATCGGATCATTCCTGCTCGTTTTTTGCGTAGCGTGACCTTTGATGGTTTAGGAAAACAAGTGTTTGCTGATGATCGCATTTCTAACCCCGCGCACCCCTTCAACTCACCAGCATATCAAAATGCAACTATTTTAGTAGTTAATGCTAATTTTGGTTGTGGTTCGAGCCGTGAACACGCACCCCAAGCCATTGCTAAATGGGGGATTCAAGCTATTGTGGGAGAAAGTTTTGCTGAGATATTTTTCGGAAATTGTTTGACCATGGGGATTCCCTGTGTGACTACTAGCTCTGCTAATATAAAGAGTTTACAGAATTTGATTAAAGAAAATCCTCAAACTAAAATGATTGTGGATTTAGAAGATATGCAAGTAAAATGTGGTCACTATAGTAGCGCAGTGAAAATGGATAAGGGCGCTCGTAGTATGTTAGTTTCTGGTAAATGGGATACTTGTGGTTTGTTGACTAAAAATATTGAACAGATTAAAAATACTGCGACACAGATTCCATATCTTAATTTTGTTTAA